The following are encoded together in the Flavobacterium haoranii genome:
- a CDS encoding mechanosensitive ion channel family protein, with translation MKLFNWADKLLVDLGVGETTSAYVNLLINIIILVIIAYILDYIFKKVLIIILAIVAAKTKSTFDDFLIANKTAKYIAHLIPLLFIYKTVPVILTDFTKWESFFEKGIKIYIILLSLWIIRSVFNALKDYLKEKPRFSDKPIDSYIQVIMILLWMFGVFSFISILFNIEKVTFLTAFGSISAIIILIFRDTILGFVASISVSVNDMVRIGDWITMEKFGADGDVIEINLATVKVRNFDNTTTTIPTYSLISDSFKNWRGMLNSDGRRIKRHILIKSSTVRFIKDEELDYFKSIQHISSYIEHRQADINKFNENNNIDKSVIVNGRNLTNLGLFRKCINQYIVSHPGINKDMMIMVRHLQPTEMGIPLEIYCFSKDKVWENYEHIMADIFDHVIASVQYFDLEINEISTFGKNN, from the coding sequence ATGAAATTATTTAATTGGGCAGATAAATTACTTGTTGATTTAGGCGTAGGTGAAACGACTTCCGCTTATGTTAATTTATTGATTAATATTATCATTTTAGTTATTATTGCTTATATATTAGATTATATTTTTAAAAAAGTTTTAATTATAATTTTGGCAATTGTTGCTGCAAAAACAAAATCTACTTTCGATGATTTTTTAATAGCCAATAAAACAGCCAAATACATTGCCCATTTAATTCCATTACTATTTATTTATAAAACTGTCCCAGTAATCTTAACCGATTTTACTAAATGGGAAAGTTTCTTTGAGAAAGGAATTAAAATTTATATCATTTTACTTTCGCTTTGGATAATTCGAAGTGTTTTTAATGCTTTAAAAGATTACTTAAAGGAAAAACCAAGATTTAGCGATAAACCAATCGACAGTTATATTCAGGTAATTATGATTTTACTGTGGATGTTTGGTGTGTTTTCATTTATTTCTATATTATTTAACATAGAAAAAGTTACCTTTTTAACAGCTTTTGGTTCTATTTCAGCTATTATCATCTTAATATTTAGAGATACTATTTTAGGGTTTGTAGCCAGTATTTCTGTATCTGTTAATGATATGGTTCGAATTGGAGATTGGATCACTATGGAAAAATTTGGCGCAGACGGAGATGTTATTGAAATTAACTTAGCAACTGTAAAAGTTAGAAATTTCGATAACACAACTACCACCATTCCAACATATAGTTTAATCTCAGATAGTTTCAAGAATTGGAGAGGAATGTTAAATTCTGATGGTAGAAGAATTAAACGTCATATTCTTATAAAATCGAGTACTGTACGATTCATAAAAGACGAAGAATTAGATTATTTTAAATCAATTCAACATATTTCATCCTATATAGAACATAGACAAGCTGATATTAATAAATTCAACGAGAATAATAATATTGATAAATCGGTTATCGTTAATGGAAGAAACTTAACTAATCTGGGACTATTCAGAAAATGTATAAACCAATACATAGTATCACATCCTGGAATTAATAAAGATATGATGATAATGGTTCGTCATTTACAACCTACAGAAATGGGAATTCCATTAGAAATCTATTGTTTTTCTAAAGATAAAGTATGGGAAAACTACGAACACATTATGGCGGATATTTTTGATCATGTTATTGCTTCAGTACAATATTTCGATTTAGAAATTAACGAAATATCAACATTTGGTAAAAATAATTAA
- a CDS encoding DUF3817 domain-containing protein, giving the protein MIKIFKIVALLEGVSLLVLFSNMLVTKNLNLELYKTLLFPIGITHGILFLLYIALATLLKFELNWNFKKYFIICISSVLPFGTFYVEKKYLKEV; this is encoded by the coding sequence ATGATAAAAATTTTTAAAATTGTTGCCTTATTAGAAGGTGTATCTTTATTAGTATTATTTTCAAATATGTTGGTTACCAAAAATTTGAATTTAGAATTATATAAAACTTTATTATTTCCTATTGGAATTACACACGGAATTTTATTCTTATTATATATTGCTTTAGCTACTTTATTGAAATTTGAATTAAATTGGAATTTTAAAAAGTATTTTATCATTTGCATATCTTCAGTACTTCCATTTGGTACTTTTTATGTAGAAAAGAAATATTTAAAAGAAGTTTAG
- a CDS encoding YqaA family protein, translating to MQKHKKSKLRLLHQYYKYTGFYRFIWENTKKALLPILLFIAVLLFINYRVMSINDMLLYITNNLSDTLIFTVFLISESFLGLLPPDIFIAWTKNSESPLLYLTFLAFLSFSGGVFSYYFGRTLLLIPKINNYLEGRMTKHIQNMQKWGGLLIAVGALLPLPFAMACLAAGMIRFSERYFFLFASLRFLRFVIYGYAIYSALS from the coding sequence ATGCAAAAACATAAAAAATCTAAATTACGTTTATTACATCAGTATTATAAATATACTGGTTTCTATAGATTTATTTGGGAAAATACTAAAAAAGCTTTGTTACCTATTTTATTATTTATAGCAGTGTTGTTGTTTATAAATTATAGAGTAATGAGTATTAATGATATGTTACTTTATATTACAAATAATTTAAGTGACACCTTAATTTTTACAGTTTTTTTAATTTCAGAAAGTTTCTTAGGTTTATTGCCTCCAGATATATTTATTGCTTGGACCAAAAATTCTGAATCACCTCTACTCTATTTAACTTTCTTGGCATTTTTATCATTTTCAGGCGGAGTATTTTCATATTATTTTGGTAGAACCTTATTGTTAATACCTAAAATAAATAACTATTTAGAAGGAAGAATGACTAAGCATATTCAAAATATGCAAAAATGGGGAGGCTTACTTATTGCTGTAGGAGCTCTTTTACCATTACCTTTTGCTATGGCATGCTTGGCAGCCGGAATGATTAGATTTTCGGAGCGTTATTTCTTTTTATTTGCTTCATTACGATTCTTGCGTTTTGTTATTTATGGATATGCCATTTATTCTGCTTTATCATGA
- a CDS encoding DUF294 nucleotidyltransferase-like domain-containing protein, producing the protein MKNPIAERIADFLKQFHPFKELKYEDILNVAKNCSVIYLEKNQILFNVNDKTHSDFYVVANGAIGLSVTSDTDDILIDKCDEGDILGLRPFFAKDNYLMTAKAREESVVYAIPIETFKPIAMQNTDVLDFLLQSFASNTRNPLDKNNKGKLISENVIYDDASNEIQFFQPINYTKNPVTASPHDIVKFVAQTMSSRKIGSIIIQEKKLPVGIVTDKDLRSKIATGLFSIDTPIHKIMSSPVITVPENLSIAEAQISMLKNNVGHLCVTRDGSNQSELTGIISEHDVVVAQANNPGVLIKETKRAEKTDDLVVVRRKLTDLIQNSIDKNIPINHICSITGEINNAIIKKCIDLSIEKIGTPPPAQFAWFNIGSQGRKEQLLLTDQDNAIVFEDVEDDRYDEVKKYFLDLAQKVTKKLNKIGYDYCPAEMMASNPLWCKSLSDWKNQFKGWIQTPGEKGILMCTIFFDYDFVYGEETLINEISNVVFGETEKNDLFFAYLGADALKNPAPLGFFRQFLVENDGEHKDTFDIKARGLVPLIDAARLLAIQCGIRHNDNTAYRFMKLAEKEPQNAAIFEACAEAFLELLKFRTEEGLRNSSNGRYLNLSELSKLDKVKLKNAFQPISEIQEIIKNRFQLTYFT; encoded by the coding sequence ATGAAAAACCCTATTGCAGAACGTATTGCAGATTTTTTAAAGCAATTTCATCCGTTTAAAGAATTGAAGTATGAAGATATTCTTAATGTCGCAAAAAATTGTTCAGTTATTTATTTAGAAAAAAATCAAATACTTTTTAACGTTAATGATAAGACACATAGTGATTTCTATGTGGTTGCAAATGGTGCTATAGGATTATCTGTAACATCTGACACGGATGATATATTAATTGACAAGTGTGATGAAGGTGATATTTTAGGATTACGACCGTTTTTTGCAAAAGATAATTATTTAATGACTGCAAAAGCTCGTGAAGAAAGTGTTGTTTATGCAATTCCAATAGAAACATTTAAACCAATTGCAATGCAAAATACTGATGTATTAGACTTTTTATTACAGAGTTTTGCATCAAATACTAGAAATCCTCTTGATAAGAACAACAAAGGAAAATTAATTTCTGAGAATGTAATTTATGATGATGCTTCTAACGAAATTCAATTTTTTCAACCTATAAATTATACTAAAAATCCAGTTACGGCTTCACCACACGACATTGTTAAATTTGTTGCCCAAACTATGTCTTCTAGAAAAATTGGTAGTATTATTATTCAAGAAAAAAAACTTCCTGTAGGAATTGTAACCGATAAAGATTTACGATCTAAAATTGCAACTGGTTTATTTTCAATAGACACTCCAATTCATAAAATAATGTCTTCTCCCGTTATTACAGTTCCTGAAAATCTTTCAATTGCTGAAGCACAAATAAGTATGTTAAAGAATAATGTAGGTCATTTATGCGTAACAAGAGATGGAAGCAATCAATCGGAATTAACTGGAATTATTTCGGAGCACGACGTAGTTGTAGCACAAGCTAATAATCCTGGAGTATTAATAAAAGAAACCAAAAGAGCCGAAAAAACAGATGATTTAGTTGTTGTTAGACGAAAACTAACTGATTTAATTCAGAATTCTATAGATAAAAACATTCCAATAAATCATATTTGTTCTATAACTGGAGAAATTAATAATGCCATTATAAAAAAATGTATTGATTTATCTATTGAAAAAATTGGAACTCCTCCTCCAGCCCAATTTGCATGGTTTAATATTGGAAGTCAAGGGCGAAAAGAACAATTACTTTTAACTGATCAGGACAATGCTATTGTTTTTGAGGATGTGGAAGATGATCGATATGACGAAGTAAAAAAATACTTTTTAGATTTAGCTCAAAAAGTAACCAAAAAACTAAATAAAATTGGTTACGATTACTGCCCAGCAGAAATGATGGCTAGTAATCCACTTTGGTGTAAATCGTTAAGTGATTGGAAAAATCAATTTAAAGGATGGATACAAACTCCGGGAGAAAAAGGAATTTTAATGTGTACTATTTTCTTTGACTATGATTTTGTTTATGGTGAAGAAACTTTAATAAATGAAATATCAAATGTAGTTTTTGGCGAAACAGAGAAAAATGATTTATTCTTTGCTTATTTAGGAGCTGATGCTTTAAAAAATCCAGCACCACTAGGATTCTTTAGACAATTTTTAGTAGAAAATGATGGCGAACACAAAGACACTTTTGATATTAAAGCTAGAGGTTTGGTTCCATTAATTGATGCGGCACGATTGTTAGCTATTCAATGCGGAATTAGACATAATGACAATACTGCTTATCGCTTTATGAAATTAGCCGAAAAAGAACCTCAAAATGCGGCAATATTTGAAGCTTGTGCAGAAGCTTTTTTAGAACTTTTAAAGTTTAGAACCGAAGAAGGATTACGAAATAGTTCAAATGGTAGGTATTTGAATTTAAGTGAGTTATCAAAATTAGATAAAGTAAAACTTAAAAATGCTTTTCAACCCATTTCTGAGATTCAAGAGATTATAAAAAATCGTTTTCAATTAACTTATTTTACGTAA
- a CDS encoding 3'-5' exonuclease has translation MSWNWFKKIAKEQPKFWENYLASFEKSEGSNRYVVFDCETTGLDIKSDRILSIGAVAIENNKILVSSTFSLFVKQDIFKPETVSIHGILKEGEEKVVEAEAVIQFLEFIKNATLVGHHINFDIEMINQALKRLDLRKLKNQYMDTDIMFQKYKHYPSEQHSSLDELCDEFKVRKSDRHTATGDAFITALIFLKLKKKLSI, from the coding sequence ATGAGTTGGAATTGGTTTAAAAAAATAGCAAAAGAACAGCCTAAATTTTGGGAAAATTATTTAGCTTCTTTTGAGAAATCTGAAGGTTCAAATAGATATGTTGTATTCGATTGTGAAACTACTGGATTAGATATTAAATCGGATCGCATACTTTCTATTGGTGCTGTTGCCATTGAAAATAACAAGATTTTAGTAAGTTCTACATTTTCACTTTTTGTTAAACAAGATATTTTTAAGCCAGAAACGGTTTCAATTCATGGAATTTTAAAAGAAGGCGAAGAAAAAGTAGTTGAAGCGGAAGCTGTGATTCAATTTTTAGAATTTATAAAAAATGCCACTTTGGTTGGACACCATATCAATTTTGATATTGAAATGATTAATCAAGCTTTAAAGCGATTAGATTTAAGAAAATTAAAAAATCAATACATGGATACTGATATTATGTTTCAAAAATACAAACATTATCCAAGTGAACAACACTCTTCTTTAGACGAATTGTGTGATGAATTTAAAGTTAGAAAATCAGATAGACACACTGCAACTGGAGATGCATTTATTACAGCTTTAATCTTTTTAAAACTAAAGAAAAAGCTATCTATTTAA
- the acs gene encoding acetate--CoA ligase — protein sequence MSYYKIKDLENYFKMYKKSVREPRKFWDRIADENFTWYQKWDKVFEFDFEQAEFKWFLNAKVNITKNCIDRHLNKRGDKTAIIFEPNNPDEPAQHITYNQLYKEVSKMANVLQEQGIKKGDRVCIYLPMVPELAYAVLACARIGAVHSVVFAGFSASAVAARVNDCEAKMVITSDGSYRGNKTIDLKGIVDEALEKCPCVEKVLVAKRTNEAVAMKEGRDLWLQPLLDKALDNHVAVVMDAEDPLFILYTSGSTGKPKGMLHTTAGYMVYTAYTFKNVFNYEEEDVYWCTADIGWITGHSYILYGPLLNGATTVIFEGVPSYPDFSRFWEVIEKHKVNQFYTAPTAIRALAKESLDYVQKFPLSSLKVIGSVGEPINEEAWHWYNDHVGGKRCPLVDTWWQTETGGIMISPIPFVTPTKPTYASLPLPGIQPVLMDELRNEIEGNQVTGSLCIKFPWPSMARTIWGDHQRYKETYFSAFPGKYFTGDGALRDEVGYYRITGRVDDVIIVSGHNLGTAPIEDAINEHQAVAESAIVGFPHDVKGNALYGYVILKETGESRNQDNLRKEINQLISDQIGPIAKLDKIQFVNGLPKTRSGKIMRRILRKIAEGDFSNFGDISTLLNPEIVDEIKDGKL from the coding sequence ATGAGTTATTATAAAATAAAAGATTTAGAAAATTATTTTAAAATGTATAAAAAGTCGGTAAGAGAACCTAGAAAATTCTGGGATCGAATTGCTGATGAAAATTTTACTTGGTATCAAAAATGGGATAAGGTTTTTGAATTTGATTTTGAACAAGCAGAATTTAAGTGGTTTTTAAATGCAAAAGTTAATATTACTAAAAATTGTATCGACAGACATTTAAATAAAAGAGGTGATAAAACAGCTATCATTTTTGAACCCAATAATCCAGATGAGCCTGCACAACATATAACTTATAATCAGTTATATAAAGAGGTTTCTAAAATGGCTAATGTTTTACAGGAACAAGGTATTAAAAAAGGTGATAGAGTTTGTATTTATTTGCCAATGGTGCCAGAACTAGCTTATGCTGTTTTAGCTTGTGCTAGAATTGGTGCAGTTCACTCAGTTGTTTTTGCAGGTTTCTCTGCTTCGGCTGTTGCAGCAAGAGTTAATGACTGTGAAGCTAAAATGGTAATCACATCAGATGGAAGTTATAGAGGTAATAAAACAATCGATTTAAAAGGAATTGTTGATGAAGCTTTAGAAAAATGTCCTTGTGTTGAAAAAGTTTTAGTAGCTAAAAGAACAAATGAAGCTGTAGCAATGAAAGAAGGTCGTGATTTGTGGTTACAACCTCTTTTAGATAAAGCACTTGATAATCATGTAGCTGTTGTTATGGATGCTGAAGATCCATTATTTATCTTATATACTTCAGGATCAACAGGTAAGCCAAAAGGTATGTTGCATACAACTGCTGGTTATATGGTTTATACCGCTTACACATTTAAAAATGTTTTCAATTATGAAGAAGAAGATGTGTATTGGTGTACTGCTGATATTGGTTGGATTACAGGACATTCTTATATTTTATACGGACCGCTTTTAAACGGTGCAACAACTGTTATTTTTGAAGGTGTTCCTTCTTATCCAGATTTTAGTCGTTTTTGGGAAGTAATTGAAAAACATAAAGTGAACCAATTCTATACTGCTCCAACAGCAATTAGAGCTTTAGCAAAAGAAAGTTTAGATTATGTTCAAAAATTCCCATTAAGTTCATTAAAAGTTATTGGGTCTGTAGGGGAACCAATCAACGAAGAAGCTTGGCATTGGTACAACGACCATGTAGGTGGAAAACGTTGTCCGTTAGTTGATACTTGGTGGCAAACTGAAACAGGTGGAATTATGATTTCTCCAATTCCTTTTGTAACACCAACAAAACCAACTTATGCTTCTTTACCATTACCGGGAATTCAACCAGTTTTAATGGATGAATTACGTAATGAAATTGAAGGAAATCAAGTGACTGGTAGTTTATGTATTAAATTCCCTTGGCCATCAATGGCTAGAACAATTTGGGGAGATCATCAACGTTATAAAGAAACTTATTTCTCAGCTTTCCCAGGAAAATATTTCACTGGTGATGGTGCCTTACGTGACGAAGTTGGTTATTACAGAATTACAGGTAGAGTAGATGACGTTATTATTGTTTCTGGACATAATTTAGGAACTGCTCCAATTGAAGATGCAATTAATGAACACCAAGCAGTTGCAGAAAGTGCAATTGTAGGTTTCCCTCACGATGTTAAAGGAAATGCATTATATGGTTATGTAATCTTGAAAGAAACTGGAGAATCTCGTAACCAAGACAATTTAAGAAAAGAGATTAATCAATTAATTTCTGATCAAATAGGACCTATTGCTAAATTAGATAAAATTCAATTTGTAAATGGATTACCTAAAACTCGTTCTGGAAAAATTATGCGTAGAATTTTAAGAAAAATTGCGGAAGGCGACTTTAGTAATTTTGGAGATATTTCTACCTTATTAAATCCAGAAATAGTTGATGAAATTAAAGATGGAAAATTATAA
- a CDS encoding acetate--CoA ligase — translation MNYKVFYQESISNPAKFWETEANKLDWFSKPSTILSKDDNDYPVWFKDGELNLCYLALDKHIQDGYGDEIAIIYDSPVTQTIKKYTFNQVKEEVAKLAGGLLSLGLKKGDTSVIYMPMIPEATFAMLACARIGVTHSVVFGGFAPHELAIRIDDCKPRVILTASSGIEIDRLIAYKPLVDEALELAEHKPKKVVVLNRKLGARVPFKKYDVDYHALVYGSEEAACVPLKSTHPSYILYTSGTTGKPKGIVRDTGGYATALKFSMEYIYNAKPGEVFWAASDVGWVVGHSYIAYGPLINRNTTLVFEGKPIRTPDASTFWRVIAEHKVATMFTAPTAIRAIKKEDPNGDFIKQYDLSCLRTQFLAGERCDVATLDWYTKHIPVPAIDHWWQTESGWPMIANMIGVEQLPVKPGSAGKSVCGYDIQIFSENGEELPAGEEGYVVIKLPLPPGTLMDLWKDNERFKAGYLNKFPGYYFSGDGGYKDEDGYIYITGRVDDVINVAGHRLSTAEMEEIVSSHHSVAECAVVGINDELKGQIPLALVVVKSGDSIVSFQLEYEIVHLVREQIGAVASLKNVVLVQRLPKTRSGKILRKLLRQIIDGVEYQIPSTIDDVAIIDEIVEVVKEHKIGSFK, via the coding sequence ATGAATTATAAAGTTTTTTACCAAGAAAGTATTTCTAATCCAGCTAAGTTTTGGGAAACCGAAGCTAATAAATTAGATTGGTTTTCAAAACCTTCAACTATTCTATCAAAAGACGATAACGATTATCCTGTTTGGTTTAAAGATGGAGAATTAAATTTATGCTATTTAGCTTTAGATAAACATATTCAAGATGGATATGGAGATGAAATCGCCATTATATATGATTCTCCAGTTACGCAAACGATTAAGAAGTACACTTTTAACCAAGTTAAAGAAGAAGTTGCCAAATTAGCAGGTGGTTTATTATCACTAGGACTAAAAAAAGGAGATACTTCTGTAATTTACATGCCAATGATTCCTGAAGCTACGTTTGCCATGTTAGCTTGTGCAAGAATTGGAGTGACACATTCAGTAGTTTTTGGTGGATTTGCGCCTCACGAATTAGCAATAAGAATCGACGATTGTAAACCAAGAGTTATTTTAACGGCATCATCAGGAATTGAAATAGACCGATTAATTGCTTATAAACCATTGGTTGATGAAGCTTTAGAACTAGCTGAACATAAACCTAAGAAAGTTGTTGTTTTAAACAGAAAGTTAGGAGCTAGAGTTCCTTTTAAAAAATATGATGTGGATTATCATGCTTTGGTTTATGGTTCGGAAGAAGCTGCTTGTGTTCCATTAAAATCAACTCATCCTAGTTATATTTTATATACTTCTGGAACTACTGGAAAACCAAAAGGTATTGTACGCGATACTGGCGGATATGCTACTGCGTTAAAATTCTCAATGGAATATATTTACAATGCAAAACCGGGTGAAGTCTTTTGGGCAGCTTCAGATGTAGGTTGGGTTGTTGGTCACAGTTATATTGCTTACGGACCGCTAATTAATAGAAATACAACTTTAGTATTTGAAGGTAAACCTATAAGAACTCCAGATGCTTCAACTTTTTGGAGAGTTATAGCAGAACATAAAGTGGCTACTATGTTTACTGCGCCAACAGCCATTAGAGCTATTAAAAAAGAAGATCCAAATGGTGATTTTATTAAACAATATGATTTAAGCTGCTTAAGAACTCAATTCTTAGCAGGAGAACGTTGTGATGTGGCAACTTTAGACTGGTATACAAAGCATATTCCTGTTCCTGCAATTGACCATTGGTGGCAAACGGAATCGGGTTGGCCAATGATTGCAAACATGATAGGAGTAGAGCAACTACCCGTAAAACCAGGTTCTGCTGGAAAAAGTGTTTGTGGTTATGATATTCAAATATTTAGTGAGAATGGAGAAGAATTACCAGCAGGAGAAGAAGGTTATGTAGTGATAAAATTACCTTTACCTCCAGGAACTTTAATGGATCTTTGGAAAGATAATGAACGTTTTAAAGCAGGATATTTGAATAAGTTTCCAGGATATTATTTTTCAGGAGATGGAGGATATAAAGATGAGGATGGTTACATTTATATTACTGGTCGAGTGGATGATGTTATAAATGTTGCTGGACATCGTTTATCTACTGCTGAAATGGAGGAAATAGTTTCTTCACATCATTCTGTTGCAGAATGTGCAGTGGTTGGAATTAACGATGAATTAAAAGGACAAATTCCATTAGCTTTAGTTGTTGTTAAGTCTGGAGACTCTATAGTAAGTTTTCAATTAGAATATGAAATTGTTCATTTAGTAAGAGAACAAATTGGTGCTGTTGCAAGTTTAAAAAATGTTGTTTTGGTACAAAGATTACCAAAAACACGTTCGGGTAAAATTTTAAGAAAGCTTTTACGTCAAATTATTGATGGAGTAGAGTATCAAATTCCTTCTACAATAGACGATGTGGCGATTATTGATGAAATTGTAGAAGTCGTTAAGGAACATAAAATAGGTTCGTTTAAATAA
- a CDS encoding response regulator transcription factor — MKKILIVDDEPNIIMSLEYTFRKNNFEVFIARDGQEALDILETEVPDIIILDVMMPYVDGYATIETIKKDPKLENCKVIFLSAKNKESDIQKGLDLGASAYLTKPFSIKKLVEKVNELL, encoded by the coding sequence ATGAAAAAGATTTTAATTGTAGATGATGAACCAAATATAATAATGTCGCTTGAATATACTTTTAGAAAAAATAATTTCGAAGTATTCATAGCTAGAGATGGTCAAGAAGCATTAGATATTTTAGAAACGGAAGTGCCTGATATTATTATATTGGACGTAATGATGCCTTATGTTGATGGATATGCAACAATTGAAACAATTAAAAAAGATCCAAAATTAGAAAATTGTAAGGTTATTTTCCTTTCAGCAAAAAACAAAGAATCAGACATTCAAAAAGGTCTCGATTTAGGTGCAAGTGCTTATTTAACAAAGCCCTTTTCGATTAAGAAGTTAGTAGAAAAAGTTAACGAATTACTATAA